Proteins encoded together in one Halomarina salina window:
- a CDS encoding DUF7541 family protein: MDEQPGVSDEVRLSSPWPMFVALGLTLSEVGIVLNLIPISVGGLLLFAGSVAGIVQDAGYVSRPWSLLGTLGAVLVVLGAILVVTQVTPSVGALVDAVAAATTPDANGIVQRGLSVVLAGLVCLVGGVVGRATGRRGIEAA, translated from the coding sequence ATGGACGAACAGCCCGGTGTGAGCGACGAGGTCCGACTGTCGAGTCCGTGGCCGATGTTCGTCGCCCTCGGTCTCACACTCTCGGAGGTCGGCATCGTGCTCAACCTCATCCCCATCTCGGTCGGCGGTCTGCTGCTGTTCGCCGGGAGCGTCGCTGGTATCGTTCAGGACGCTGGCTACGTCTCCCGACCGTGGAGCCTCCTCGGTACGCTCGGCGCAGTGCTCGTCGTCCTCGGCGCGATACTGGTCGTGACGCAGGTGACGCCCTCCGTCGGGGCACTCGTGGACGCCGTCGCGGCCGCCACGACACCGGACGCGAACGGTATCGTCCAGCGTGGACTCTCGGTGGTGCTCGCCGGCCTCGTCTGCCTCGTCGGCGGCGTCGTCGGTCGGGCCACCGGTCGGCGAGGCATCGAAGCCGCGTAG
- a CDS encoding branched-chain amino acid ABC transporter permease has translation MSDDPQPVGNDTSSVSDERSQVAGGDLIERWRSVRQRESFVIVATAIAVLLFPYLFVEGRAPVISTALQGYQSLAELILIWGIFVIGFDLLHGYTGLLSFGHAAFWGGGAYAAGIFAIHVSGSPIAMILVGTTFAVLLAWVLGFLSLRRGGIYFAILTLAFGQMLFYIALQPLSDWTSGENGLGIGGTTIEPLLGFIPLGEGIPVITMFVDTWMYTLIGIAMIITVAFAYRVLNSPYGMVFRAIRENEQRAEFVGLNVWRYKLMAFVLSGAISGLAGSLFAIQQARVPVESLFWTSSGEVVIMSVIGGVGSLFGGPIGAALYLYIANIVQGMREVVLFVQIDKVIPGAQAVVLPEWMSPAPYWHLILGLLFVAVVVFIPRGGVWGGLKSIGSRIGNRFGGGR, from the coding sequence ATGAGCGACGACCCACAGCCGGTCGGCAACGACACGAGTTCCGTCTCCGACGAGCGAAGCCAGGTCGCAGGCGGCGACCTCATCGAGCGCTGGCGGTCGGTCCGTCAGCGCGAGTCGTTCGTCATCGTCGCGACGGCCATCGCCGTGCTCCTGTTCCCGTACCTCTTCGTCGAGGGACGCGCGCCGGTCATCAGTACCGCGTTACAGGGGTACCAGTCGCTGGCCGAACTCATCCTCATCTGGGGGATCTTCGTCATCGGCTTCGACCTCCTGCACGGCTACACCGGCCTGCTGTCGTTCGGCCACGCCGCCTTCTGGGGCGGCGGGGCGTACGCGGCCGGTATCTTCGCCATCCACGTCTCGGGGTCGCCCATCGCGATGATACTCGTGGGGACGACCTTCGCCGTGCTGCTGGCGTGGGTGCTCGGCTTCCTCTCCCTGCGCCGGGGTGGCATCTACTTCGCCATCCTCACGCTGGCGTTCGGGCAGATGCTGTTCTACATCGCGCTCCAGCCGCTCTCGGACTGGACCAGCGGGGAGAACGGACTCGGCATCGGTGGGACGACCATCGAACCGCTGCTCGGGTTCATCCCGCTCGGTGAGGGGATTCCGGTCATCACGATGTTCGTCGACACGTGGATGTACACGCTCATCGGCATCGCGATGATCATCACCGTCGCGTTCGCGTACCGCGTGCTCAACTCGCCGTACGGGATGGTGTTCCGCGCTATCCGCGAGAACGAGCAGCGCGCCGAGTTCGTCGGACTGAACGTCTGGCGCTATAAGCTGATGGCGTTCGTCCTGTCGGGTGCCATCTCGGGGCTCGCCGGGTCGCTGTTCGCCATCCAGCAGGCGCGCGTCCCGGTCGAGTCGCTGTTCTGGACGTCCAGCGGCGAGGTCGTCATCATGAGCGTCATCGGCGGCGTCGGGTCGCTGTTCGGCGGCCCCATCGGCGCGGCGCTCTACCTCTACATCGCCAACATCGTCCAGGGGATGCGCGAGGTCGTGCTGTTCGTCCAGATCGACAAGGTCATCCCCGGTGCGCAGGCGGTCGTCCTGCCCGAGTGGATGAGTCCCGCACCGTACTGGCACCTCATCCTCGGACTGCTGTTCGTCGCCGTGGTCGTGTTCATCCCACGGGGCGGCGTCTGGGGCGGCCTCAAGTCCATCGGTAGCCGTATCGGCAACCGCTTCGGAGGTGGTCGGTGA
- a CDS encoding ABC transporter ATP-binding protein, with amino-acid sequence MATSDTDSETTDSETTRSDTDVVDGPLLQTEGLVKRFGGLTATDDVDISIEQGERVSLIGPNGAGKSTIINLITRRLDPTAGDIRFKGQSILGLSPNEVVQRGMSKSFQTASIFPTLTVRQNARIAALAAEHGSFRFNFLRHRNRYPEVEEVARETLDSVGLWDQRENAAEDLPYGDKRRLEIGIALAADPDMLLMDEPTAGMSPEETHSTVDLIEEVKEERGLTFLLVEHDMEIVFRVSDRIIVLNRGSVIAEGPPEEIRENPDVQDAYLGGVEQ; translated from the coding sequence ATGGCGACGAGCGACACCGACAGCGAGACGACCGACAGCGAGACGACACGGTCCGACACCGACGTCGTCGACGGGCCACTGCTCCAGACCGAGGGGCTCGTCAAGCGGTTCGGTGGTCTGACCGCCACCGACGACGTGGACATCAGCATCGAGCAGGGCGAACGGGTCAGCCTCATCGGCCCCAACGGGGCCGGGAAGTCGACCATCATCAACCTCATCACCCGTCGGCTGGACCCGACCGCGGGCGACATCCGGTTCAAAGGCCAGTCGATTCTCGGCCTGTCGCCCAACGAGGTCGTCCAGCGAGGGATGAGCAAGTCCTTCCAGACGGCCTCGATCTTCCCAACGCTCACCGTCCGGCAGAACGCACGTATCGCGGCGCTGGCGGCCGAACACGGCTCGTTCCGGTTCAACTTCCTGCGCCACCGGAACCGCTACCCGGAGGTCGAGGAGGTCGCACGCGAGACGCTGGACTCCGTCGGACTGTGGGACCAGCGCGAGAACGCCGCCGAGGACCTGCCGTACGGTGACAAACGTCGCCTCGAGATCGGCATCGCGCTGGCGGCGGACCCCGACATGCTCCTGATGGACGAACCGACCGCTGGCATGTCGCCCGAGGAGACCCACTCGACGGTCGACCTCATCGAAGAGGTCAAAGAGGAGCGTGGACTGACGTTCCTGCTCGTCGAACACGACATGGAGATCGTGTTCCGCGTCTCCGACCGTATCATCGTCCTCAATCGAGGGAGCGTCATCGCCGAGGGACCGCCCGAGGAGATACGCGAGAACCCCGACGTGCAGGACGCGTACCTCGGAGGTGTCGAGCAGTGA
- a CDS encoding ABC transporter ATP-binding protein → MLEVDSVDAYYGESHILRDLSLHVEEGEICALLGRNGAGKTTTLRSIASTEEPDVRSGTIRFHGQEITHMATEDVAVRGISLVPEERRVFPDLTVEENIHIAEVVRNRSNVLGRNVSFGRDQMANEDIYEVFPRLRERLSQKGGTLSGGEQQMLAIARALKQNPDLLMLDEPYEGLAPQIIEGVEAAIERIREDGTTVLLVEQNAIAAMNIADRCYVVDQGSVVFDGTADELREDEDTRQRYLGV, encoded by the coding sequence TTGCTGGAGGTCGACAGCGTCGACGCCTACTACGGCGAGAGTCACATCTTGCGTGACCTCTCGCTGCACGTCGAGGAGGGCGAGATATGTGCACTGCTCGGCCGGAACGGCGCGGGAAAGACGACGACGCTCCGTTCCATCGCCAGCACCGAGGAACCCGACGTCCGCTCGGGGACCATCCGGTTCCACGGCCAGGAGATTACGCACATGGCGACCGAGGACGTCGCCGTCCGGGGCATCTCGCTGGTGCCCGAGGAGCGACGGGTCTTCCCCGACCTCACCGTCGAGGAGAACATCCACATCGCCGAGGTCGTCAGGAACCGTTCGAACGTCCTCGGACGGAACGTCTCGTTCGGCCGCGACCAGATGGCCAACGAGGACATCTACGAGGTGTTCCCGCGCCTGCGCGAGCGCCTCTCCCAGAAGGGCGGGACGCTCTCGGGCGGCGAACAGCAGATGCTCGCCATCGCCCGTGCGCTCAAGCAGAACCCCGACCTGCTGATGCTCGACGAACCGTACGAGGGGCTCGCCCCCCAGATCATCGAGGGGGTCGAGGCCGCCATCGAGCGCATCCGCGAGGACGGAACGACCGTCCTGCTGGTCGAGCAGAACGCCATCGCGGCGATGAACATCGCCGACCGGTGTTACGTCGTCGACCAGGGGTCGGTCGTGTTCGACGGGACCGCAGACGAACTTCGGGAGGACGAAGACACCCGGCAGCGGTACCTCGGCGTATGA
- a CDS encoding thioredoxin family protein, producing the protein MSGDDATAESTPAADSERLLDALVDGGVLVERPDGRLATSESFESTHDIYHDSYATSTDEDFQRAVSDVFDLPPEAAAERIEEEGVTREMLVTYLAVQSELDGSYSTGELARMATMVGDIAPESPIPPAVDSLDDETYEAFVSTNDRAAITVWRRHCAPCKAVKRDLDDVLAAIPDEVAVGGVDGESVTAFRSAYDVNAAPSLLLFEDGEHVETLQGRFTADQVAEAYESLGG; encoded by the coding sequence ATGAGCGGGGACGACGCCACGGCGGAATCGACGCCCGCCGCGGACTCCGAGCGACTGCTCGATGCGCTCGTCGACGGCGGCGTCCTCGTCGAGCGACCCGACGGACGGCTGGCGACGAGCGAGTCGTTCGAGTCGACGCACGACATCTACCACGACTCGTACGCGACGTCGACGGACGAGGACTTCCAGCGGGCGGTGAGCGACGTGTTCGACCTCCCGCCCGAGGCGGCCGCCGAGCGAATCGAAGAGGAGGGCGTCACCCGCGAGATGCTCGTCACGTACCTCGCCGTCCAGTCCGAACTCGACGGGTCGTACTCGACGGGCGAACTCGCCCGGATGGCGACGATGGTCGGCGACATCGCCCCCGAGAGTCCGATTCCGCCCGCCGTCGACTCCCTCGACGACGAGACGTACGAGGCGTTCGTCTCGACGAACGACCGCGCGGCCATCACGGTGTGGCGGCGTCACTGCGCGCCGTGCAAGGCGGTCAAACGCGACCTCGACGACGTCCTCGCGGCTATCCCCGACGAGGTTGCGGTCGGCGGTGTCGACGGCGAATCGGTGACGGCGTTCCGCAGTGCGTACGACGTGAACGCCGCGCCGTCGCTCCTGCTGTTCGAGGACGGGGAGCACGTCGAGACGCTTCAGGGGCGGTTCACCGCGGACCAGGTCGCAGAAGCGTACGAGAGCCTCGGCGGCTGA
- a CDS encoding substrate-binding protein, with the protein MAPGNNSPTRRDVLKGAGAAGTAGLVGLAGCTTEDTGGGGGGGGGGDGNGSNNGSGGGGGDDYPSLGNYPIEGDAATFGFNVPTTGPYSSEGEDELRAYNLAMKHLNEGGGWVDSQFDDLSGDGVLGYEIDSVEGDTATDADQATQSANRMVDRDGVIMFSGGSSSATAIAQQQVAQDNKVLFMCCLTHSNDTTGNECRRYGFREMFNAYATGQALAPVVRDEYGEGLKFYQLYADYSWGQTQQESMNKFLPEIANWEQVDSVPTPLGTDDYSSFLSEAASSDADVLILNHYGLDGATSLQQAVNAGLKDEMTLLVPLYNRPMADSAGDAISGVFGTVAWDSQIDNTPSQEFLQAFQDEYDRVPSGPAQLAYAQTLQYAAAVERAGTFYPPEVIKQLEDYEYENIGMGAETMRKCDHQAIRDVPVVRGLPGSEQSSGNYFEIVNITSRDDLWYGCDEGPAAECDLGPYGDE; encoded by the coding sequence ATGGCACCCGGTAACAACAGCCCGACGCGCCGTGACGTGCTGAAAGGCGCAGGTGCGGCAGGTACAGCAGGCCTCGTGGGTCTGGCAGGATGCACTACCGAAGACACCGGCGGCGGTGGCGGCGGTGGTGGCGGTGGCGACGGCAACGGTTCCAACAACGGCTCCGGCGGTGGCGGTGGGGACGACTACCCCTCGCTGGGGAACTACCCCATCGAAGGTGACGCCGCGACGTTCGGCTTCAACGTTCCGACGACCGGTCCGTACTCCTCGGAAGGGGAAGACGAGCTGCGCGCGTACAACCTCGCGATGAAACACCTCAACGAAGGTGGTGGCTGGGTCGACTCCCAGTTCGACGACCTCTCGGGCGACGGCGTGCTCGGGTACGAGATCGACTCCGTCGAGGGGGACACCGCGACCGACGCGGATCAGGCGACCCAGTCGGCCAACCGGATGGTCGACCGTGACGGCGTCATCATGTTCTCCGGCGGGTCGTCGAGTGCGACCGCCATCGCTCAGCAACAGGTGGCACAGGACAACAAGGTGCTGTTCATGTGCTGTCTCACCCACTCCAACGACACGACCGGTAACGAGTGTCGTCGGTACGGGTTCCGCGAGATGTTCAACGCCTACGCGACCGGGCAGGCACTGGCCCCCGTCGTGAGGGACGAGTACGGTGAAGGGCTCAAGTTCTACCAGCTCTACGCCGACTACTCCTGGGGACAGACCCAGCAGGAGTCGATGAACAAGTTCCTCCCCGAGATCGCCAACTGGGAGCAGGTCGACAGCGTCCCGACGCCGCTCGGGACGGACGACTACTCGTCGTTCCTCTCGGAGGCGGCGAGTTCGGACGCTGACGTCCTCATCCTGAACCACTACGGCCTGGACGGGGCGACCTCGCTCCAGCAGGCGGTGAACGCGGGGCTGAAAGACGAGATGACGCTGCTCGTTCCACTGTACAACCGCCCGATGGCGGACTCGGCCGGTGACGCCATCTCCGGCGTGTTCGGAACCGTCGCCTGGGACTCCCAGATCGACAACACGCCGTCCCAGGAGTTCCTGCAGGCGTTCCAGGACGAGTACGACCGGGTGCCGTCCGGTCCGGCGCAGCTCGCGTACGCACAGACGCTGCAGTACGCGGCGGCCGTCGAACGGGCCGGAACGTTTTACCCACCCGAGGTTATCAAGCAACTGGAGGATTACGAATACGAAAACATCGGGATGGGTGCGGAGACGATGCGCAAGTGCGACCACCAGGCGATCCGCGACGTGCCGGTCGTCCGTGGGCTCCCCGGCAGCGAGCAGTCCTCGGGCAACTACTTCGAGATCGTCAACATCACCAGCCGAGACGACCTCTGGTACGGCTGCGACGAGGGTCCGGCCGCGGAGTGCGACCTCGGTCCGTACGGCGACGAGTAG
- a CDS encoding DUF6684 family protein encodes MAPDVFDRETMLDLSVNIIPLFIILFFVVVFAVITPFGISLVPTVIQMGLLIVPFVGLAILTYYSGKAIAESEAEIEAREREITNENAVDGSSDDTSELTDGEDDGSTETPITGTESNDGK; translated from the coding sequence ATGGCACCGGACGTGTTCGACCGGGAGACGATGTTGGACCTGTCGGTCAACATCATCCCGCTGTTCATCATCCTGTTCTTCGTGGTCGTGTTCGCGGTGATTACGCCGTTCGGCATCAGTCTGGTCCCGACGGTCATCCAGATGGGCCTGCTCATCGTCCCGTTCGTCGGCCTCGCCATCCTCACCTACTACTCGGGGAAGGCCATCGCGGAGTCGGAAGCCGAGATCGAGGCCCGCGAACGTGAGATAACGAACGAGAACGCCGTCGACGGGTCGAGCGACGACACCAGCGAACTGACCGACGGCGAGGACGACGGTTCGACCGAGACTCCCATCACCGGGACCGAGTCGAACGACGGCAAGTAA
- a CDS encoding branched-chain amino acid ABC transporter permease: protein MTLSVVALQTSTQIARLLINGLQAGAIYILLAVGLSIILGTLKFVNFAHGALYLIGAYLGLIVAGTPTFSGKLAEWGFASPGLGLGYLAALVVVPLVVFVIGVVMERFIAKPFYDRPDTDQILLTYGIALILAETFRVLFGGQSRSIAQPPWARGSATGIPVLGDALQALGVNAVSTWRIVVILLTAILVGIVFVLIEYTDFGLTVRAGTVDPEMVELLGVKLSRPYLVVFGIGAALAGVAGLVGGPLVQFNPDYGGTILVPAFLTVVVGGVGSIRGAVLGGLAFGLIQAGLVQFGFSQWSQVGIYALAAVVLLVRPQGLLGEEVAV from the coding sequence GTGACACTGTCGGTCGTCGCCCTCCAGACCAGTACACAGATCGCTCGTCTGCTCATCAACGGGCTCCAGGCGGGAGCCATCTACATCCTGCTCGCCGTCGGTCTCTCGATCATCCTCGGTACGCTGAAGTTCGTCAACTTCGCACACGGCGCGCTATACCTCATCGGCGCATACCTGGGACTGATCGTCGCGGGTACGCCCACCTTCAGTGGGAAACTCGCGGAGTGGGGGTTCGCCAGTCCGGGACTCGGCCTCGGCTACCTCGCAGCACTGGTCGTCGTCCCGCTGGTCGTCTTCGTCATCGGCGTGGTGATGGAGCGCTTCATCGCGAAACCGTTCTACGACCGACCGGACACCGACCAGATACTGCTGACGTACGGAATCGCGCTCATCCTCGCGGAGACGTTTCGCGTGCTGTTCGGTGGGCAGAGTCGTAGCATCGCACAGCCACCGTGGGCGCGGGGGTCGGCGACCGGCATCCCGGTACTCGGCGACGCACTGCAGGCACTCGGGGTGAACGCCGTCTCGACGTGGCGTATCGTCGTCATCCTGCTCACGGCCATCCTCGTCGGCATCGTCTTCGTGCTCATCGAGTACACCGACTTCGGACTGACCGTGCGTGCGGGGACCGTCGACCCGGAGATGGTCGAACTGCTCGGCGTGAAACTCTCGCGACCGTACCTCGTCGTGTTCGGCATCGGTGCGGCGCTGGCCGGCGTCGCGGGCCTCGTCGGCGGACCGCTCGTGCAGTTCAACCCCGACTACGGCGGAACCATCCTGGTGCCCGCGTTCCTGACCGTCGTCGTCGGAGGAGTCGGGTCGATACGAGGCGCCGTCCTCGGTGGACTGGCGTTCGGGTTGATACAGGCCGGACTCGTCCAGTTCGGCTTCTCGCAGTGGTCGCAGGTCGGTATCTACGCGCTCGCGGCCGTCGTCCTGCTGGTGCGGCCACAGGGCCTGCTCGGTGAGGAGGTGGCAGTATGA
- the ctaD gene encoding cytochrome c oxidase subunit I produces MGVFLVAVFLVVTRAEDWRTYTPVAGGGYGESGHGVRHKPEGLTRWLTTVDHKDIGMLYGLYAIVAFVWAGLAVLLMRTELLTPDGLFLSAATYNGLLTSHGITMLFLFGTPIIAAFSNYFVPLLIGADDMAFPRINAIAFWLLPPGALLIWAGFLVPGLAPAQTSWTMYTPLSVEQVGFGADLMILGLHLTGVSATLGSINFIVTIFTERGEEVNWANLDIFSWTILTQSGLILFAFPLLGSALIMLLLDRNFGTAFFAVDGGSPILWQHLFWFFGHPEVYILVLPPMGIVSYVLPRFAGRKLFGFKFVVYSTLAIGVLSFGVWAHHMFSTGIDPRIRASFMAVSMAIAIPSAVKTFNWITTMWNGNLRLTAPMLFCIGFISNFIIGGVTGVFLAAIPIDLVLHDTYYVVGHFHYIVMGAIAFAGFAGLYYWYPIFTGRMYQRSLAKWHFWTSMVGTNLTFFAMLLLGYNEMPRRYATYSFDAAIAPLETVTLLHQAATLGAFIIAFGQIIWIVNFVQSWYEGPVVDGDPWDLRETSLYGREFEWHHRRLQTAVTDGGEEDEEVATDGGVDADADVTSQKSESDVGDADTDE; encoded by the coding sequence ATGGGGGTGTTCCTCGTCGCCGTCTTCCTCGTCGTGACACGCGCCGAGGACTGGCGGACGTACACCCCCGTCGCCGGTGGTGGCTACGGAGAGTCCGGCCACGGCGTTCGCCACAAGCCCGAGGGACTGACGCGCTGGCTGACGACGGTCGACCACAAGGACATCGGGATGCTGTACGGCCTCTACGCCATCGTGGCGTTCGTCTGGGCGGGTCTCGCAGTGCTCCTGATGCGGACCGAACTGCTGACGCCGGACGGGCTCTTCCTCAGCGCCGCGACGTACAACGGCCTGCTGACGAGTCACGGCATCACGATGCTGTTCCTCTTCGGGACACCCATCATCGCCGCGTTCTCGAACTACTTCGTCCCGCTGCTCATCGGCGCCGACGACATGGCGTTCCCGCGCATCAACGCCATCGCCTTCTGGCTCCTCCCGCCGGGTGCGCTGCTCATCTGGGCCGGCTTTCTGGTCCCCGGACTGGCACCGGCGCAGACGTCGTGGACGATGTACACGCCCCTGTCGGTCGAACAGGTCGGCTTCGGGGCGGACCTCATGATTCTCGGCCTCCACCTGACCGGCGTCTCCGCGACGCTCGGGTCGATCAACTTCATCGTCACCATCTTCACCGAACGCGGGGAGGAGGTCAACTGGGCGAACCTCGACATCTTCTCGTGGACCATCCTCACGCAGTCGGGGCTCATCCTGTTCGCGTTCCCGCTGCTCGGGAGCGCGCTCATCATGCTCCTGCTCGACCGGAACTTCGGGACGGCGTTCTTCGCCGTCGACGGAGGGTCGCCGATCCTCTGGCAACACCTGTTCTGGTTCTTCGGCCATCCCGAGGTGTACATCCTCGTGCTCCCGCCGATGGGGATCGTCAGCTACGTCCTCCCGCGCTTCGCGGGCCGGAAGCTGTTCGGGTTCAAGTTCGTCGTCTACTCGACGCTCGCCATCGGCGTCCTCTCGTTCGGGGTCTGGGCCCACCACATGTTCTCGACGGGCATCGACCCGCGCATCCGGGCCTCGTTCATGGCCGTCTCGATGGCCATCGCCATACCATCGGCCGTGAAGACGTTCAACTGGATCACGACGATGTGGAACGGGAACCTGCGCCTCACCGCGCCGATGCTGTTCTGTATCGGGTTCATCAGTAACTTCATCATCGGTGGCGTGACGGGCGTCTTCCTCGCCGCCATCCCCATCGACCTCGTGCTCCACGACACGTACTACGTCGTGGGTCACTTCCACTACATCGTCATGGGAGCCATCGCGTTCGCCGGGTTCGCGGGTCTCTACTACTGGTACCCCATCTTCACCGGACGGATGTACCAGCGGAGCCTCGCCAAGTGGCACTTCTGGACCTCGATGGTCGGGACGAACCTGACGTTCTTCGCCATGCTCCTGCTGGGGTACAACGAGATGCCCCGCCGCTACGCGACGTACTCCTTCGACGCCGCCATCGCACCGCTGGAGACGGTGACGCTGCTCCACCAAGCGGCCACCCTCGGCGCGTTCATCATCGCGTTCGGCCAGATCATCTGGATCGTCAACTTCGTCCAGTCGTGGTACGAGGGGCCGGTCGTCGACGGCGACCCGTGGGACCTGCGCGAGACGTCGCTGTACGGCCGCGAGTTCGAGTGGCACCACCGTCGCCTCCAGACCGCCGTCACGGACGGTGGCGAGGAGGACGAGGAGGTCGCGACCGACGGTGGCGTCGACGCGGACGCCGACGTCACCTCCCAGAAGTCCGAGTCCGACGTCGGAGACGCGGACACCGACGAGTAG
- a CDS encoding DUF7520 family protein, with protein MSSSVRQLRGRWFVLTLYVVVVAIAGLMGALIAWFRPNPEQLDPELFGVIQLPSNALGMALYGSVTLAVLFGVLIGAIVFVSKRYDDDAVSR; from the coding sequence GTGAGCAGTTCCGTCAGACAGCTACGAGGTCGCTGGTTCGTCCTCACGCTGTACGTGGTCGTCGTCGCCATCGCCGGACTGATGGGTGCACTCATCGCGTGGTTCCGGCCGAACCCCGAGCAACTCGACCCGGAACTGTTCGGCGTCATTCAGCTCCCGTCGAACGCGCTCGGGATGGCGCTGTACGGGTCGGTGACGCTCGCGGTGCTGTTCGGTGTCCTCATCGGTGCCATCGTCTTCGTCTCGAAGCGCTACGACGACGACGCCGTCAGTCGGTAG
- a CDS encoding winged helix-turn-helix domain-containing protein — translation MSTCEQAGPCEREAALRELPPSAKLVVKVLEYDGPHTQRQLAEETLLPTRTVRYAIGRLEDIGVVDARVSFTDARKRVYSLAEEQATPTGD, via the coding sequence ATGAGCACCTGTGAGCAGGCGGGACCCTGCGAGCGCGAGGCGGCACTCAGGGAACTGCCTCCGAGCGCGAAACTGGTCGTCAAAGTGCTGGAGTACGACGGCCCGCACACGCAACGACAGCTAGCAGAGGAGACGCTCCTCCCGACGAGGACGGTCCGCTACGCCATCGGCCGACTGGAGGACATCGGCGTCGTGGACGCCCGCGTGTCGTTCACCGACGCTCGAAAGCGAGTCTACTCGCTCGCGGAGGAACAGGCGACCCCGACCGGCGACTGA
- the pan1 gene encoding proteasome-activating nucleotidase Pan1, with product MSDTVDDVDMPYDDDASQNDKIDSLQERLEVLERQNEEMRDKLLDANAENNKFQQKLERLTHENKKLKQSPLFVATVQEINDEGVIIKQHGNNQEALTDVTPEMREDLEPDARVAVNNSLSIVKRLDNETDVRARVMQVERKPEVSYADIGGIDEQIDEVRETVEMPLTSPEMFDEVGIEPPSGVLLYGPPGTGKTMLAKAVANQTDATFIKMAGSELVHKFIGEGAKLVRDLFELARQHEPAVIFIDEIDAIASKRTDSKTSGDAEVQRTMMQLLAEMDGFDDRGQISIIAATNRFDMLDRAILRPGRFDRLIEVPVPSAEGRERIFQIHTRSMKVADSVDFAALAEATGEASGADIKAVCTEAGMFAIRDDRTTVEMQDFENAWEKIQQGEEDDDEVSRTFA from the coding sequence ATGAGCGACACTGTTGACGACGTCGATATGCCGTACGACGACGACGCGTCACAGAACGACAAAATCGATTCCCTCCAGGAACGGCTCGAGGTACTCGAACGTCAGAACGAGGAGATGCGGGACAAGCTCCTCGACGCGAACGCCGAGAACAACAAGTTCCAGCAGAAGCTGGAGCGACTGACCCACGAGAACAAGAAGCTCAAGCAGTCGCCGCTGTTCGTCGCCACCGTCCAGGAGATCAACGACGAGGGCGTCATCATCAAACAGCACGGCAACAATCAGGAGGCGCTGACCGACGTGACGCCGGAGATGCGCGAGGACCTCGAACCCGACGCGCGCGTCGCGGTCAACAACTCCCTCTCTATCGTCAAACGTCTGGACAACGAGACGGACGTCCGCGCCCGCGTGATGCAGGTCGAGCGCAAGCCCGAGGTGAGCTACGCCGACATCGGCGGCATCGACGAACAGATCGACGAGGTCCGCGAGACCGTCGAGATGCCGCTGACCAGCCCCGAGATGTTCGACGAGGTCGGCATCGAGCCGCCGAGCGGCGTGCTCCTCTACGGCCCGCCGGGGACGGGGAAGACGATGCTCGCGAAGGCCGTCGCGAACCAGACCGACGCGACGTTCATCAAGATGGCCGGCTCCGAACTCGTCCACAAGTTCATCGGCGAGGGCGCGAAGCTGGTCCGGGACCTGTTCGAACTCGCGCGCCAGCACGAGCCGGCCGTCATCTTCATCGACGAGATCGACGCCATCGCCTCGAAGCGCACCGACTCGAAGACGTCGGGCGACGCCGAGGTCCAGCGGACGATGATGCAGCTGCTCGCCGAGATGGACGGCTTCGACGACCGCGGGCAGATCTCCATCATCGCGGCGACGAACCGCTTCGACATGCTCGACCGCGCCATCCTCCGCCCCGGCCGGTTCGACCGCCTCATCGAGGTGCCCGTCCCGAGCGCCGAGGGCCGCGAGCGCATCTTCCAGATTCACACGCGCTCGATGAAGGTCGCCGACAGCGTCGACTTCGCCGCACTCGCCGAGGCGACCGGCGAGGCGAGCGGTGCCGACATCAAGGCCGTCTGCACCGAGGCCGGGATGTTCGCCATCCGCGACGACCGGACGACCGTGGAGATGCAGGACTTCGAGAACGCCTGGGAGAAGATTCAGCAGGGCGAGGAGGACGACGACGAAGTGTCCCGTACTTTCGCGTAA